The following proteins are co-located in the Pedobacter sp. FW305-3-2-15-E-R2A2 genome:
- a CDS encoding SDR family oxidoreductase yields the protein MFSLKGKSAIITGGGSGIGKAISMLFAKQGAKVHIIELNADAAQQTVTEIEAAGGAAAAYGCDVSNQEAVVNTFSQIGEIDILVNNAGIAHIGKADTTSEEDFTKVFNVNVKGAYNCLYAGIPALKKSGSGVILNMASIAAVVGITDRFAYSMSKGAIFAMTLSVARDYMADGIRCNSISPARVHTPFVDGFIAKNYAGQEAEVFEKLSKSQPVGRMGKPEEVASLALYLCSEEAGFITGNDYPLDGGFIKLNN from the coding sequence ATGTTCAGTTTAAAAGGAAAATCAGCAATTATTACGGGTGGAGGTAGTGGAATAGGTAAAGCCATTTCCATGCTTTTTGCGAAGCAGGGCGCAAAGGTGCACATCATTGAATTGAATGCCGATGCGGCACAACAAACCGTAACAGAGATCGAAGCTGCAGGTGGAGCTGCTGCGGCTTATGGTTGTGATGTGAGCAATCAGGAAGCAGTCGTAAATACTTTCAGCCAGATTGGAGAAATTGATATCTTAGTAAATAATGCAGGGATTGCCCATATCGGGAAGGCGGATACCACGAGTGAAGAAGACTTCACCAAAGTATTCAACGTGAACGTAAAAGGAGCTTATAACTGTTTATATGCCGGAATCCCGGCATTAAAGAAAAGTGGGTCAGGAGTGATCTTAAACATGGCTTCAATAGCGGCCGTGGTAGGGATTACAGACCGTTTTGCGTATTCGATGAGTAAAGGGGCGATCTTTGCGATGACGCTCTCTGTAGCGCGGGATTATATGGCTGATGGCATCCGCTGCAACAGCATTTCTCCGGCAAGGGTACATACGCCTTTCGTAGATGGATTTATTGCTAAAAATTACGCGGGTCAGGAGGCAGAAGTCTTTGAGAAATTGTCTAAAAGCCAGCCTGTGGGACGAATGGGGAAACCTGAAGAAGTAGCCTCACTGGCATTGTACCTGTGTTCAGAAGAAGCAGGATTTATTACCGGAAATGATTATCCCCTTGATGGAGGATTTATTAAATTAAATAATTAA
- a CDS encoding altronate dehydratase family protein has product MSASTKSSFLQIHPDDNVLVALQDLPKGQVIEWNNSQIILQDDIRAKHKFFITDLKVDDEVLMYGVLVGKATTPILKGGLMTTDNIHHASQDYSFRDVNYQWQKPDVSAFVNRTFNGYHRKDGRVGTANYWLFVPTVFCENRNLDVIKESLYHTLGYAVTDKYRLFTDQLLSAFNEGESIASFQLDSLSTIQPAKNRVFKNVDGIKFLNHQGGCGGTRQDSALLSNLLAAYADHPNVAGITVLSLGCQHLQTQDLLNDVKKRNPAFDKNILIFEQQQSQSEEQLIKEAILKTFVGLTEINKIERAPAPLSKLCVGVKCGGSDGFSGISANPSVGYTSDLLVALGAKVLLAEFPELCGAEQNIIDRCVDKPTADKFIRLMQEYDAQAHAVGSGFHMNPSPGNIKDGLITDAIKSTGAAKKAGTSPVVDVLDYTEPVTKPGLSLVCTPGNDVEATTGKAASGATLILFTTGLGTPTGNPVCPVIKVATNTQLATRMSDIIDIDTGAIIRGEKTIEEMGIEILEYCIKAASGEVTPKAVLLNQDDFIPWKRGVSL; this is encoded by the coding sequence ATGTCAGCAAGCACTAAAAGTAGTTTTTTACAAATCCATCCGGATGATAATGTTCTGGTAGCCTTACAGGATCTACCTAAAGGACAGGTCATCGAATGGAATAATTCACAGATCATCTTACAGGATGACATCCGTGCAAAACATAAATTCTTTATCACAGACCTGAAGGTAGACGACGAGGTATTGATGTATGGGGTCCTGGTTGGAAAAGCCACTACTCCGATTCTTAAAGGAGGTCTGATGACCACCGATAACATTCATCACGCTTCGCAGGATTATAGTTTCAGGGACGTAAATTACCAGTGGCAAAAACCAGATGTTTCTGCCTTTGTTAACCGTACTTTCAATGGCTATCACCGTAAAGACGGAAGAGTAGGAACGGCAAATTATTGGTTGTTTGTACCTACAGTATTCTGCGAAAACAGAAACCTGGATGTGATCAAAGAATCTTTATACCATACCTTGGGTTATGCGGTAACAGATAAATACAGACTGTTTACGGATCAGCTGCTCAGCGCCTTCAATGAAGGCGAAAGCATTGCATCCTTTCAGCTGGATAGCCTTTCGACGATACAACCTGCAAAAAACAGGGTGTTTAAAAATGTGGATGGGATTAAATTTCTAAACCACCAGGGAGGCTGCGGTGGCACAAGACAAGATTCAGCCTTGCTGAGTAATTTGCTGGCTGCTTATGCAGATCATCCCAATGTGGCCGGAATTACGGTGCTAAGTCTGGGTTGTCAGCATTTGCAGACACAGGATTTGCTGAATGATGTAAAGAAAAGAAATCCTGCATTCGATAAGAACATCTTAATTTTTGAACAACAGCAGAGTCAGAGTGAGGAGCAACTGATAAAAGAAGCCATCCTTAAAACCTTTGTCGGGCTGACAGAAATTAACAAAATAGAACGCGCCCCGGCGCCACTGAGTAAGTTGTGTGTAGGGGTGAAATGCGGTGGAAGTGATGGTTTTAGCGGAATCTCTGCCAACCCATCAGTAGGTTATACCTCTGATCTGTTGGTGGCTTTAGGTGCTAAAGTATTGCTTGCCGAATTCCCGGAATTATGTGGTGCAGAGCAGAACATTATCGACAGATGTGTGGATAAACCTACTGCTGATAAATTTATTCGCCTGATGCAGGAATACGATGCACAGGCACATGCGGTAGGTTCTGGCTTTCATATGAACCCTTCGCCGGGAAATATTAAAGATGGCCTGATTACGGATGCGATAAAAAGTACCGGAGCTGCAAAAAAAGCAGGAACTTCACCGGTAGTTGATGTGTTGGATTATACGGAACCGGTAACGAAACCAGGATTAAGTCTGGTATGTACTCCCGGAAATGATGTGGAAGCCACTACAGGGAAAGCCGCAAGTGGTGCAACCCTGATCTTGTTTACCACTGGTCTGGGAACGCCAACAGGAAATCCGGTATGTCCGGTGATCAAGGTGGCTACCAATACACAACTGGCGACAAGGATGAGTGACATCATTGATATTGATACGGGTGCGATCATCCGCGGAGAAAAAACAATTGAAGAGATGGGAATAGAAATTCTGGAATATTGCATCAAAGCTGCCAGTGGAGAAGTGACTCCGAAAGCAGTATTGCTCAATCAGGATGATTTTATCCCATGGAAAAGAGGCGTTTCATTATAG
- a CDS encoding aminopeptidase P family protein, whose protein sequence is MTYQEKLSEIRKQMKADNVQAYIIPSADPHISEYLPNHYKCIPFASGFTGSAGTLVITHDFAGLWADFRYFEQATEQLENSGFELVKQKVQHAPEYIQWLLEKLDTGAVVATNEKLLSILLGDLFTQQFSIKDIQLSDKDYLSPIWENRPALPAEKAFLIEEQHIGQSVAAKLSEVRTELQKKGAAYHLISSLDDMAWLFNIRGKDVSYNPVVLSFALIGQDKATIFINPDKLSTDEKELLAASGVQVMPYEDIESALSAVPENTSIFIDPKRNCFAYSKLLPASVKVIKDTNPSTNLKAIKNETELANTRIAMAKDGVAITRFLKWLSENIGKITITELSAAAELRKFRAAQEGFVGDSFNTISAYKAHGALPHYGPSEESDVEVKEEGLFLVDSGGQYFYGTTDITRTIPMGNNTEEEKTDYTLVLKGMIDGCKLRFPKGTCGYQIDAITRKPLWDYAINYGHGTGHGVGYFLNVHEGPHTFNPTAVPVAIELGMITSIEPGVYRPGKHGVRIENLVNTIKDVSNEFNEFYAFESLTIAPISTAIVQKDLLEQGQIEWLNSYNALVFERLSPLLNTEEVAWLKAYTAAI, encoded by the coding sequence ATGACATATCAGGAAAAATTAAGCGAGATACGTAAACAAATGAAAGCCGACAATGTACAGGCTTACATCATCCCTTCAGCAGATCCACACATCAGTGAATACTTACCCAACCATTACAAGTGTATTCCTTTTGCTTCCGGCTTTACGGGATCAGCAGGAACATTAGTCATTACCCATGACTTTGCGGGTCTCTGGGCAGACTTCCGCTATTTTGAGCAGGCAACAGAGCAATTGGAAAACAGCGGTTTTGAGCTGGTTAAACAAAAAGTACAACATGCTCCGGAGTACATTCAATGGCTCCTGGAAAAACTGGATACAGGTGCTGTAGTTGCGACAAATGAGAAACTACTTTCCATCCTTTTAGGAGACCTTTTTACGCAGCAATTCTCCATCAAAGACATCCAGCTTAGTGATAAAGATTACCTTAGTCCTATTTGGGAAAACAGACCTGCACTACCTGCAGAAAAAGCTTTCCTGATTGAGGAACAACATATCGGACAATCCGTAGCCGCTAAACTATCCGAAGTAAGAACTGAGCTTCAGAAAAAGGGCGCTGCTTACCACCTGATTTCATCACTTGATGATATGGCCTGGTTATTCAACATCCGTGGAAAAGATGTGAGTTATAACCCTGTTGTGCTTAGCTTTGCCTTAATAGGTCAGGATAAAGCCACCATCTTCATTAACCCTGATAAGCTTAGCACCGATGAAAAAGAATTGCTTGCTGCCAGCGGTGTTCAGGTAATGCCTTATGAAGATATCGAATCTGCCTTATCAGCAGTTCCTGAAAACACCTCTATTTTTATTGATCCTAAGCGCAACTGCTTTGCCTATTCAAAACTATTGCCTGCCTCCGTAAAAGTCATCAAAGACACCAATCCTTCTACCAATTTAAAAGCCATTAAGAACGAAACAGAACTGGCCAATACCCGCATCGCAATGGCGAAAGATGGGGTTGCCATCACCCGTTTCTTAAAATGGTTATCAGAAAACATAGGAAAAATCACCATTACCGAACTCTCTGCCGCAGCCGAACTGCGTAAGTTCAGGGCTGCACAGGAAGGTTTTGTGGGCGACAGCTTCAATACCATCAGTGCTTATAAAGCGCATGGTGCCTTACCACATTACGGCCCATCCGAAGAAAGTGATGTAGAAGTAAAAGAAGAAGGCTTGTTCCTGGTAGATTCCGGAGGTCAGTATTTTTACGGCACAACAGATATCACCCGGACCATTCCGATGGGAAACAATACCGAAGAAGAGAAAACAGATTATACCCTGGTTTTAAAAGGAATGATTGACGGCTGTAAATTGCGCTTCCCTAAAGGAACCTGTGGTTATCAGATTGATGCCATCACCCGCAAACCATTATGGGACTATGCCATCAATTACGGGCATGGAACAGGTCATGGTGTTGGCTATTTCCTGAATGTTCATGAAGGCCCTCATACTTTTAACCCAACTGCGGTTCCTGTTGCGATAGAGCTTGGAATGATCACTTCTATTGAACCGGGAGTATACCGTCCGGGAAAACACGGTGTTCGCATAGAAAACCTCGTAAACACGATTAAAGACGTCAGCAATGAGTTTAACGAATTCTATGCATTTGAATCTTTAACCATTGCACCGATCAGTACAGCTATCGTGCAAAAGGATTTATTGGAACAAGGTCAGATAGAGTGGCTGAACAGCTATAATGCGTTGGTATTTGAACGTTTAAGTCCACTTTTAAATACGGAAGAGGTGGCTTGGTTAAAAGCATATACTGCCGCAATTTAG
- a CDS encoding PorP/SprF family type IX secretion system membrane protein: MKTKYKFLALVLMAFAISTNSQAQLNPLAAQYYSNQYLINPAFAGSTEGLKLNAAYRKLWSNVPGSPLTQSLTGDYGFNKVGLGLNIYHESAGLQRQIRVVGSYAYHLKLNEKNDQLHFGVSLGFMNQRLETSDIYGNPNDPMVGQYNARKTYLDGDFGIAYTSDKINLQASIPNLKSVLKKDVIKLADVTTFYAAASYKLKISEGLNGLDLEPKVAYRGVKGFDNIWDAGAQLEIANKQVFIMGLYHSSESATFGLGMDFRKKYMVSGMYTTQTSALSGYTNGSFELNLRFSLPR; this comes from the coding sequence ATGAAGACGAAATACAAATTCTTAGCACTGGTACTTATGGCTTTTGCCATAAGTACCAACAGCCAGGCACAGCTAAATCCGCTGGCGGCACAATATTACAGCAACCAGTACCTCATCAATCCGGCCTTTGCCGGTAGCACAGAAGGGCTGAAGCTTAATGCTGCTTACCGTAAATTATGGAGCAATGTTCCCGGTTCCCCGCTCACCCAAAGCCTGACCGGTGATTATGGTTTCAACAAAGTTGGCTTAGGGCTAAACATTTATCACGAAAGTGCAGGTCTGCAAAGACAGATCAGGGTAGTGGGAAGTTATGCCTATCACCTGAAACTCAATGAAAAAAATGACCAGTTGCATTTTGGAGTATCCCTGGGTTTCATGAATCAGCGGTTGGAGACCAGCGATATCTACGGCAATCCCAATGACCCTATGGTAGGTCAGTACAATGCCAGAAAGACCTATCTGGATGGTGATTTCGGAATCGCTTATACTTCCGATAAAATTAACCTGCAGGCATCCATTCCGAACCTGAAAAGCGTCCTGAAAAAGGATGTGATCAAACTTGCCGATGTGACTACATTTTATGCCGCAGCGAGCTATAAGCTTAAAATCAGCGAAGGATTGAACGGCCTGGACCTGGAACCTAAAGTAGCCTATAGAGGCGTGAAAGGTTTTGACAACATCTGGGATGCAGGTGCACAACTGGAGATTGCCAATAAACAGGTCTTCATTATGGGCTTGTACCACAGCAGCGAAAGTGCCACCTTCGGCCTGGGCATGGACTTCAGAAAAAAATACATGGTGAGTGGAATGTACACTACCCAAACCTCTGCATTGAGCGGGTACACGAATGGTAGTTTTGAACTCAATCTCAGGTTCAGTTTACCCAGATAA
- a CDS encoding SDR family oxidoreductase, translating into MDLQLKDKVVLVTGGAKGIGEAIVRLLAKEGATPVIVGRNEADNQRLADDIIAEGGKVFQLVAELTNPSASEAAIKTVLEKYGRIDGLVNNAGVNDGVGLESGNYESFVESLHKNVIHYYLMAHHALPALKKSKGAIVNIGSKVADTGQGGTSAYAASNGGRNALTREWAVELLPYGIRVNSVIVAECYTPLYQTWINSIPNSEEKLASIKAKIPFGNRMTTAEEIANTTVFLLSEASSHTTGQLVYVDGGYVHLDRSISPL; encoded by the coding sequence ATGGATCTGCAATTAAAAGATAAAGTAGTCCTCGTAACTGGTGGAGCCAAAGGTATTGGTGAAGCTATCGTAAGGTTACTGGCAAAAGAAGGGGCTACACCTGTAATCGTAGGAAGAAATGAAGCGGATAACCAGCGCCTTGCAGATGATATTATCGCTGAAGGAGGAAAAGTCTTTCAGCTGGTTGCCGAATTAACAAATCCCTCTGCCAGTGAAGCAGCCATTAAAACTGTTCTGGAGAAATATGGGAGAATTGATGGACTGGTCAATAATGCAGGGGTAAATGATGGGGTAGGACTGGAAAGCGGAAACTATGAAAGTTTTGTGGAAAGCCTGCACAAAAATGTAATCCATTATTATCTGATGGCACACCATGCTTTACCGGCACTTAAAAAATCTAAAGGAGCGATCGTTAATATAGGTTCGAAAGTGGCAGATACCGGGCAGGGTGGAACCTCTGCTTATGCGGCATCCAATGGCGGTAGAAATGCGTTAACGAGAGAATGGGCCGTGGAACTCCTGCCTTATGGAATTCGTGTGAACTCGGTCATCGTTGCAGAATGTTATACGCCATTGTATCAGACCTGGATCAATTCTATTCCTAACTCTGAGGAGAAATTAGCTTCCATAAAAGCGAAAATTCCTTTTGGGAACAGAATGACAACAGCAGAAGAGATTGCAAATACAACGGTGTTTTTGCTTTCTGAGGCGTCGAGTCATACAACTGGGCAATTGGTATATGTTGATGGGGGGTATGTGCATCTCGACCGCTCTATCAGCCCGCTTTAA
- a CDS encoding amidohydrolase family protein: MLKIDSHQHFWNFDEVRDSWITEEMDVLRDDFLPQHLKPILDHYNFDGCVVVQSDQSQKENEFQLNHAATHSFIKGVVGWVDLQAADITDQLAILSGHEKLKGFREILQGAADPALMLKPEFVNGISKLKAFGFTYDILIYPHQLKYATELAARFPDQPFVLDHIAKPGIKAGSIADWKQDIEGLAKHENVSCKVSGMVTEADWKRWKAKDFDPYLDVVFEAFGAKRVMYGSDWPVCLLAGDYGRVLSVMENYIAKLSENEQNLFWGGNATHFYNLK; the protein is encoded by the coding sequence ATGTTAAAAATTGATTCCCACCAGCACTTCTGGAACTTTGATGAGGTAAGAGACAGCTGGATCACAGAAGAAATGGATGTGCTCCGGGATGATTTTCTGCCTCAACACCTGAAGCCCATTCTGGACCATTATAATTTTGATGGATGTGTGGTGGTGCAATCAGATCAAAGTCAGAAGGAAAATGAATTCCAGCTGAACCATGCAGCAACACATTCTTTTATTAAGGGTGTAGTAGGCTGGGTGGATCTGCAGGCAGCAGACATTACTGATCAGCTGGCGATCCTCAGCGGGCATGAAAAGCTAAAAGGCTTCAGAGAGATCCTTCAGGGAGCTGCTGATCCTGCCTTAATGTTGAAGCCGGAATTTGTAAACGGAATCAGTAAACTGAAAGCATTCGGATTTACCTACGATATCCTGATCTATCCGCACCAGCTGAAATATGCAACAGAACTGGCGGCCAGATTTCCGGATCAGCCCTTTGTGCTGGACCATATCGCTAAACCAGGAATTAAAGCCGGTAGCATCGCAGACTGGAAACAAGATATAGAAGGATTGGCGAAACATGAAAATGTAAGCTGTAAAGTCTCCGGAATGGTAACAGAAGCAGATTGGAAGCGATGGAAAGCAAAGGATTTTGATCCTTATCTGGATGTGGTCTTCGAAGCTTTTGGCGCCAAAAGGGTGATGTACGGTTCAGACTGGCCGGTTTGCCTGCTGGCAGGTGATTATGGAAGGGTCCTGAGCGTCATGGAAAATTATATTGCAAAACTCTCGGAAAATGAACAGAACCTGTTCTGGGGAGGAAATGCAACTCACTTTTATAACTTAAAATAA
- the fucP gene encoding L-fucose:H+ symporter permease — MTKNKYLFPFIMITSLFFMWGFVHNLDPILIPHLKKSFSLSTLQASLVDSAVFIAYFLMALPAGFIMKKYGYKTGIIIGLLLFAIGSFLFIPAANTQLYFFFLIALFIIACGLTILETAANPYASLLGPAETSTFRLNFAQSFNGLAATLAPIIGAKIILTKGYSDTELNAMTESAKQVALASEASSVKMPYLILGSIILVIAIIFAFLKLPEIKETEQKEGEKTGIFHALAHRHLSWAVAAQFFYVGAQVCVFSFFILYATKAAGIDEQQAAKYAGYGMGMAFMVGRFFGTFLMKFISAGKLLSIYAFINVILCIVAITSSGTIALYAVIGIAFFMSIMFPTIFSLGIKDLGKDTKFGSSLIIMSIVGGAILPPVMGYISDLTHNIQVGYIVPLICFVVVFLFGIKGHKVIENKSYE; from the coding sequence ATGACTAAAAATAAATACCTTTTTCCATTCATCATGATCACGTCCCTGTTTTTTATGTGGGGTTTCGTGCACAATCTTGATCCAATCCTTATTCCTCACCTGAAGAAGTCGTTCAGCCTTTCTACACTGCAGGCTTCACTGGTGGATTCCGCGGTATTTATTGCTTACTTCCTGATGGCATTACCTGCAGGGTTTATCATGAAAAAGTATGGATACAAAACAGGTATCATCATTGGTTTGCTGTTATTTGCAATAGGGTCATTTTTATTCATTCCCGCGGCAAATACACAGCTTTACTTTTTCTTCCTGATTGCACTTTTTATTATTGCCTGCGGACTGACGATTCTGGAAACCGCAGCAAACCCATATGCTTCTCTACTCGGGCCAGCGGAAACCTCGACCTTCCGACTGAACTTCGCACAGTCCTTTAACGGGCTGGCGGCAACGCTTGCGCCAATTATCGGAGCGAAGATCATCCTGACAAAAGGATATTCAGATACAGAGCTAAATGCCATGACCGAGTCTGCGAAACAGGTGGCTTTAGCCTCGGAGGCTTCCAGTGTAAAAATGCCTTACCTTATTCTGGGCAGCATTATTTTAGTGATTGCGATCATCTTCGCTTTCTTAAAGCTGCCGGAGATTAAAGAAACAGAACAAAAAGAAGGAGAGAAAACGGGCATCTTTCATGCCTTGGCACACCGTCACCTGAGCTGGGCCGTTGCTGCACAGTTTTTCTATGTAGGTGCACAGGTCTGTGTATTCAGCTTTTTCATCTTATATGCCACCAAAGCGGCGGGAATAGACGAGCAACAGGCGGCAAAATATGCAGGATATGGAATGGGAATGGCTTTCATGGTGGGCAGATTTTTCGGAACCTTCCTGATGAAATTCATCAGTGCAGGAAAGCTCCTGTCGATCTATGCTTTTATTAATGTCATTTTATGTATCGTAGCCATAACATCCAGTGGAACTATTGCGTTGTATGCGGTAATAGGCATTGCCTTTTTTATGTCGATCATGTTCCCAACCATCTTTTCTCTGGGAATTAAAGATCTTGGTAAGGATACTAAATTTGGAAGTAGCTTAATCATTATGTCTATCGTTGGCGGTGCCATATTGCCTCCGGTAATGGGGTATATCAGCGATTTGACGCACAATATTCAAGTGGGATATATTGTCCCTTTAATCTGTTTTGTAGTGGTATTCCTGTTTGGCATAAAAGGCCATAAGGTGATTGAAAATAAAAGTTATGAGTAA
- a CDS encoding L-rhamnose mutarotase: MSKQYYLTLDLKADDQLIAEYEEMHKAVWPEIIESIKSSGILNMEIYRTGNRLFMIMEVSEDFSFEQKAAMDAGNEKVQEWETLMWKYQQAVPGAKPGEKWMMMDKIFQL; the protein is encoded by the coding sequence ATGAGTAAGCAATATTATTTAACGCTGGATTTGAAAGCGGATGATCAGCTGATCGCAGAATACGAGGAAATGCATAAGGCAGTTTGGCCGGAGATTATAGAAAGCATCAAATCGTCAGGAATTCTGAATATGGAGATCTACAGGACAGGTAACCGCCTGTTCATGATCATGGAGGTGAGCGAGGACTTTAGTTTCGAGCAAAAAGCGGCGATGGATGCCGGAAATGAAAAGGTCCAGGAATGGGAAACATTAATGTGGAAATATCAACAGGCAGTACCGGGAGCGAAACCTGGTGAGAAATGGATGATGATGGATAAAATATTTCAATTATAA
- a CDS encoding fumarylacetoacetate hydrolase family protein — MKLIRWGAADQEKTGVIINDIWYDTSAFGEDYNEQFFQNNGLERLSAFVKNNETELPVVPADTRLGSPVARPSKIVCIGLNYADHAKETNAPLPPEPVIFMKSTTALVGPFDDIIIPKNSVKTDWEVELAVVIGKKASYVEEADALDYVAGYVLHNDVSEREFQIERNGTWDKGKGCDTFAPLGPFLATADELADVNNLRLWLTVNGQKMQDGNTSNFIFNVPFVVAYVSQFMTLLPGDVISTGTPAGVGLGFKPPVYLKEGDVVELGIDGLGTSRQQVKNYVKN, encoded by the coding sequence ATGAAATTAATCAGATGGGGAGCCGCCGATCAGGAAAAGACCGGTGTAATTATAAACGATATTTGGTACGATACTTCTGCCTTTGGCGAAGATTATAATGAGCAGTTTTTTCAGAACAACGGACTGGAAAGATTGTCTGCTTTTGTGAAAAATAATGAAACGGAATTGCCGGTAGTACCAGCGGATACCCGCCTGGGATCTCCGGTAGCACGTCCCTCAAAGATTGTATGTATCGGCCTTAACTATGCAGATCATGCTAAAGAAACAAATGCTCCACTTCCACCGGAACCGGTGATTTTCATGAAGTCGACTACCGCTTTGGTTGGACCTTTTGATGACATCATCATTCCTAAAAATTCAGTAAAAACGGATTGGGAAGTAGAACTTGCAGTAGTGATCGGTAAAAAAGCTTCCTATGTAGAAGAAGCGGATGCACTGGATTATGTTGCGGGTTATGTGTTACACAATGATGTATCAGAAAGAGAGTTCCAGATCGAAAGAAACGGGACCTGGGATAAAGGAAAAGGTTGTGATACTTTCGCTCCTTTAGGGCCATTCCTGGCCACAGCTGATGAATTGGCTGATGTGAACAACCTTCGCCTGTGGCTGACGGTAAATGGTCAGAAAATGCAGGATGGAAATACGTCCAACTTTATTTTTAATGTTCCTTTTGTGGTGGCTTATGTAAGTCAGTTTATGACTTTATTGCCGGGCGATGTGATTTCTACAGGCACTCCGGCAGGTGTAGGCCTAGGTTTTAAACCACCTGTTTACCTTAAAGAAGGAGATGTGGTTGAGCTTGGTATCGATGGCCTTGGAACTTCCAGACAACAGGTAAAGAACTATGTTAAAAATTGA